One Archocentrus centrarchus isolate MPI-CPG fArcCen1 chromosome 10, fArcCen1, whole genome shotgun sequence genomic region harbors:
- the dele1 gene encoding death ligand signal enhancer isoform X1 — protein MWRFQGFVGRVLHRYHGSNTLRLPQNHHVEDEVINSSAVLSTSPYPSDSRSREEEDGERRRKRRTFQSQYAEFPRYTALDAVGWGAAAVLFMQVCRRIHSQFSSNTEPSPTTGALSASSTLQKCGYRILLEILSRHDVLPRGRNVLCLQGVLERQNQDQSPAQSSDSSSSSNSPQSSRRHDHHTAISDPQRELLIQDLLTLEEELLSASCPLQDDASQDDPENTDASDEEMLSDEERLATAAQKLRHVEHESVPVILNVIAHICILLYTTGLENAKRKHYQEAFTCFLAAAQQGYSKSQFNVGVCYETGRGVSKNTEKALYYYRQAAVSGHRQAQYRYAKLLLTSRGHQSSEELTTAIDLLEQAAAAGLTKAQLCLASVYAQDSVKYGCKSIQYLEMAAESGDDTALLFLGNCYERGFVVQHNLRTAIQFYKQAAKAGNKQAKRLLRPPNETYTKESVLRSIHSAPCFSKTVSSLPSCVPPCSSQPTVLPPLPHSWSTGNLCWLPSLSSAPLHLHSPSDERRTCQWTVGVG, from the exons ATGTGGCGGTTCCAAGGTTTTGTCGGAAGAG TTCTGCATCGATATCATGGCAGCAACACCCTGCGACTGCCCCAAAACCACCATGTGGAGGACGAGGTCATCAACAGCTCCGCTGTCCTCTCCACCTCTCCATACCCTTCTGACAGCAG GTCTCGGGAAGAGGAagatggagagaggaggaggaagcggaggaccTTTCAGTCCCAGTATGCTGAGTTTCCACGTTACACAGCCCTGGATGCTGTGGGATGG GGTGCAGCAGCAGTTCTGTTCATGCAGGTCTGCAGGAGGATCCACTCTCAGTTCTCCTCAAACACTGAGCCCAGTCCAACCACCGGAGCCCTGTCGGCCTCCTCCACTCTGCAGAAGTGTGGCTACCGCATCCTGCTAGAGATCT TATCAAGACATGATGTCCTGCCCAGAGGAAGGAATGTGCTGTGTTTGCAGGGGGTGCTAGAGAGACAGAACCAAGATCAATCCCCAGCTCAAagcagtgacagcagcagcagcagcaacagtcctcagagcagcaggaggCATGACCATCATACTGCCATCTCTGACCCCCAGAGGGAACTCCTGATCCAAGATTTGCTTACACTTG AGGAAGAACTTCTGTCAGCTTCCTGTCCTCTTCAGGATGATGCCAGCCAAGACGATCCAGAGAACACCGATGCCAGTGATGAG GAAATGCTGTCTGATGAAGAGAGGTTGGCCACAGCAGCGCAGAAACTCAGACATGTGGAACATGAAAGTGTTCCTGTTATCCTCAACGTAATTG CTCATATCTGTATCTTATTATATACAACAGGTCTAGAAAATGCAAAGAGGAAACACTACCAGGAAGCTTTCACCTGCTTTCTAGCTGCAGCTCAGCAGGGCTACAGCAAATCCCAGTTTAACGTGGGTGTGTGCTACGAGACAGGAAGAGGAGTGAGCAAGAACACGGAGAAG GCTTTGTACTATTATAGGCAGGCAGCGGTGAGTGGCCACAGACAAGCTCAGTACCGCTATGCAAAGctgctcctgaccagcagaGGGCACCAGAGTTCAGAGGAGCTGACCACAGCCATCGACTTACTGGaacaagctgctgcagctgggctGACCAAG GCTCAGCTCTGCCTGGCCTCTGTGTACGCCCAGGATTCTGTGAAATATGGTTGTAAGTCCATCCAGTACCTGGAGATGGCAGCAGAGAGTGGC GATGACACTGCCCTGCTTTTCTTGGGTAACTGTTATGAGAGAGGCTTTGTTGTGCAACACAACTTGAGGACAGCTATCCAGTTCTACAAACAAGCCGCTAAAGCAGGCAACAAGCAAGCTAAGAGATTGCTAAGGCCTCCTAATGAAACCTATA CAAAAGAATCAGTGTTGCGGTCCATCCATTCAGCTCCATGTTTCTCAAAGACAGTTTCCTCTCTGCCAAGCTGTGTCCCTCCCTGCTCCAGTCAGCCCACCGTTCTCCCTCCCCTGCCTCACTCCTGGAGCACCGGGAACCT
- the dele1 gene encoding death ligand signal enhancer isoform X2, whose translation MWRFQGFVGRVLHRYHGSNTLRLPQNHHVEDEVINSSAVLSTSPYPSDSRSREEEDGERRRKRRTFQSQYAEFPRYTALDAVGWGAAAVLFMQVCRRIHSQFSSNTEPSPTTGALSASSTLQKCGYRILLEILSRHDVLPRGRNVLCLQGVLERQNQDQSPAQSSDSSSSSNSPQSSRRHDHHTAISDPQRELLIQDLLTLEEELLSASCPLQDDASQDDPENTDASDEEMLSDEERLATAAQKLRHVEHESVPVILNVIGLENAKRKHYQEAFTCFLAAAQQGYSKSQFNVGVCYETGRGVSKNTEKALYYYRQAAVSGHRQAQYRYAKLLLTSRGHQSSEELTTAIDLLEQAAAAGLTKAQLCLASVYAQDSVKYGCKSIQYLEMAAESGDDTALLFLGNCYERGFVVQHNLRTAIQFYKQAAKAGNKQAKRLLRPPNETYTKESVLRSIHSAPCFSKTVSSLPSCVPPCSSQPTVLPPLPHSWSTGNLCWLPSLSSAPLHLHSPSDERRTCQWTVGVG comes from the exons ATGTGGCGGTTCCAAGGTTTTGTCGGAAGAG TTCTGCATCGATATCATGGCAGCAACACCCTGCGACTGCCCCAAAACCACCATGTGGAGGACGAGGTCATCAACAGCTCCGCTGTCCTCTCCACCTCTCCATACCCTTCTGACAGCAG GTCTCGGGAAGAGGAagatggagagaggaggaggaagcggaggaccTTTCAGTCCCAGTATGCTGAGTTTCCACGTTACACAGCCCTGGATGCTGTGGGATGG GGTGCAGCAGCAGTTCTGTTCATGCAGGTCTGCAGGAGGATCCACTCTCAGTTCTCCTCAAACACTGAGCCCAGTCCAACCACCGGAGCCCTGTCGGCCTCCTCCACTCTGCAGAAGTGTGGCTACCGCATCCTGCTAGAGATCT TATCAAGACATGATGTCCTGCCCAGAGGAAGGAATGTGCTGTGTTTGCAGGGGGTGCTAGAGAGACAGAACCAAGATCAATCCCCAGCTCAAagcagtgacagcagcagcagcagcaacagtcctcagagcagcaggaggCATGACCATCATACTGCCATCTCTGACCCCCAGAGGGAACTCCTGATCCAAGATTTGCTTACACTTG AGGAAGAACTTCTGTCAGCTTCCTGTCCTCTTCAGGATGATGCCAGCCAAGACGATCCAGAGAACACCGATGCCAGTGATGAG GAAATGCTGTCTGATGAAGAGAGGTTGGCCACAGCAGCGCAGAAACTCAGACATGTGGAACATGAAAGTGTTCCTGTTATCCTCAACGTAATTG GTCTAGAAAATGCAAAGAGGAAACACTACCAGGAAGCTTTCACCTGCTTTCTAGCTGCAGCTCAGCAGGGCTACAGCAAATCCCAGTTTAACGTGGGTGTGTGCTACGAGACAGGAAGAGGAGTGAGCAAGAACACGGAGAAG GCTTTGTACTATTATAGGCAGGCAGCGGTGAGTGGCCACAGACAAGCTCAGTACCGCTATGCAAAGctgctcctgaccagcagaGGGCACCAGAGTTCAGAGGAGCTGACCACAGCCATCGACTTACTGGaacaagctgctgcagctgggctGACCAAG GCTCAGCTCTGCCTGGCCTCTGTGTACGCCCAGGATTCTGTGAAATATGGTTGTAAGTCCATCCAGTACCTGGAGATGGCAGCAGAGAGTGGC GATGACACTGCCCTGCTTTTCTTGGGTAACTGTTATGAGAGAGGCTTTGTTGTGCAACACAACTTGAGGACAGCTATCCAGTTCTACAAACAAGCCGCTAAAGCAGGCAACAAGCAAGCTAAGAGATTGCTAAGGCCTCCTAATGAAACCTATA CAAAAGAATCAGTGTTGCGGTCCATCCATTCAGCTCCATGTTTCTCAAAGACAGTTTCCTCTCTGCCAAGCTGTGTCCCTCCCTGCTCCAGTCAGCCCACCGTTCTCCCTCCCCTGCCTCACTCCTGGAGCACCGGGAACCT